One window from the genome of Musa acuminata AAA Group cultivar baxijiao chromosome BXJ1-4, Cavendish_Baxijiao_AAA, whole genome shotgun sequence encodes:
- the LOC135651784 gene encoding LOW QUALITY PROTEIN: pentatricopeptide repeat-containing protein At5g61370, mitochondrial-like (The sequence of the model RefSeq protein was modified relative to this genomic sequence to represent the inferred CDS: inserted 2 bases in 1 codon) produces the protein MQRLLTSRWHRFLSSSTPPVDTNLRQMVLHIVASGVGSLDDMVTALDRSSIVPTPAFINEVIDACSSQSGVGNSISSRRLLRFFSWCQQRQRPQERYGDDVVNRAIRAFAKMKDLTAMGIAICDLQKEGRSVALETFALVTDTLVKAGEEEKAVRLLGSLERARLLQDHHGNDGVVGGACSGILIVVHALCARGNPGMARGVVWRHRRELLSAGGEATRIIYQSLLHGWCIRGNAREVRRVMDQMKSLGFCPSLSSYNDLLLCICKRNVKFNPSAIIPEATNLMTEMRTAGVPPTTVSFNILLSSLSRVRRIKEVYRVLYLMRQGEAGCHPDWASYHIVVRLMYLSGRFVRGNTLVDEMLEAGLLPNVHFYQSLVELLCALDRVDHALQMFERMKKYCGQGNEPTYDLLIAKISRCRRLASNQXLWEEAIERSIILQCPRDLLSPLKTEVFRPVVPQRS, from the exons ATGCAGAGGTTGCTCACGAGCCGATGGCACCGGTTCCTTTCCTCTTCAACCCCACCCGTCGACACTAACCTTCGTCAGATGGTCCTCCACATCGTCGCCTCGGGCGTTGGCAGCCTCGACGACATGGTAACGGCTCTCGACCGGTCAAGCATCGTGCCTACCCCTGCCTTCATAAACGAGGTCATCGACGCTTGCAGTAGCCAATCCGGCGTCGGTAATAGCATCAGCAGCAGGAGGTTGCTCCGCTTCTTCTCCTGGTGTCAGCAGCGTCAGAGACCTCAAGAACGGTACGGGGACGATGTCGTCAACCGCGCCATCCGGGCCTTTGCCAAGATGAAGGACCTTACGGCCATGGGCATCGCCATCTGCGATCTACAGAAGGAGGGCCGGAGCGTGGCCCTGGAGACATTTGCCCTCGTCACTGACACCCTCGTGAAAGCTGGCGAAGAGGAGAAGGCCGTTCGCCTCTTGGGTAGCCTGGAGAGGGCGCGGTTACTGCAGGACCaccatggcaatgacggagtggtaGGCGGCGCTTGTTCCGGCATCCTCATCGTTGTACATGCCCTCTGCGCTAGAGGGAACCCGGGCATGGCCCGGGGAGTTGTCTGGCGCCACAGGCGCGAACTGCTGTCAGCAGGTGGGGAGGCCACTCGCATCATTTATCAGAGCCTCCTTCACGGATGGTGCATCCGTGGGAACGCCAGGGAGGTCCGCCGAGTCATGGACCAGATGAAATCGCTTGGTTTTTGTCCCAGCCTATCATCATACAACGATTTGCTTCTCTGCATATGCAAGAGAAACGTCAAATTCAACCCTTCTGCAATCATTCCAGAAGCCACTAATCTGATGACTGAGATGAGGACCGCTGGTGTTCCCCCGACAACCGTCAGCTTCAATATCCTACTATCTTCCCTTTCTAGGGTGAGAAGGATCAAGGAAGTTTACCGAGTCCTATACTTAATGCGACAGGGGGAAGCTGGATGCCACCCCGACTGGGCAAGCTACCACATCGTAGTCAGGCTTATGTACCTGTCAGGAAGGTTTGTCAGAGGTAATACGCTTGTGGATGAGATGCTTGAGGCAGGTTTGCTGCCCAATGTTCATTTCTACCAGAGTCTGGTGGAACTCCTATGCGCTCTGGATAGGGTGGATCATGCCCTTCAGATGTTTGAGCGGATGAAGAAGTATTGTGGACAGGGCAATGAGCCTACATACGACTTGCTAATAGCCAAGATCAGCAGATGCAGAAGGTTAGCAAGCAACCA TCTATGGGAAGAGGCAATTGAAAGGAGCATCATACTCCAGTGTCCAAGAGATCTGTTGAGTCCTTTGAAGACGGAGGTGTTCAGACCAGTGGTGCCTCAAAGAAGTTAA